In Bacteroidales bacterium, the following proteins share a genomic window:
- a CDS encoding nitronate monooxygenase, whose protein sequence is MNKICKLFEIEYPIIQGGMIWCSGWELVSAVSNAGGLGLIGAGSMNPEILREHIQKTKAATNKPFGVNLPLLYKQIEEQIKVIIEEKVPIVFTSAGNPKKYTAYLKEHGIKVAHVIANTKFAIKCVEAGVDAIVAEGFEAGGHNGFEETTTMTLIPLIRKTVDIPLIAAGGIACGKSMLAAISLGADGVQLGSRFVVSKESSAHKDFKQKIIETKEGETELILKKIVPVRLIKNTFYKEIKTLEVERAGIREIVEYLGKGRSKKGMFEGDISEGELEIGQVSASIDTVLSVSEIIKSMVTEYRKQLKQLPQL, encoded by the coding sequence GCGGATGGGAATTAGTTTCGGCGGTGAGCAATGCCGGAGGCTTAGGCTTGATTGGTGCCGGCTCTATGAATCCCGAAATTTTGCGCGAACATATTCAGAAAACAAAAGCTGCTACTAATAAACCCTTTGGTGTAAATCTACCCTTATTGTACAAGCAAATAGAGGAACAAATTAAAGTCATTATTGAAGAAAAAGTCCCTATTGTTTTTACTTCGGCAGGGAATCCTAAAAAATATACAGCTTATTTAAAAGAGCATGGAATAAAAGTAGCGCACGTAATAGCTAATACCAAATTTGCAATCAAATGCGTTGAAGCAGGTGTTGATGCAATTGTTGCCGAAGGTTTTGAAGCGGGAGGACATAATGGATTTGAGGAAACAACAACTATGACCTTAATTCCTTTGATTAGAAAAACTGTTGATATTCCATTAATAGCCGCCGGAGGAATTGCTTGTGGAAAATCTATGCTTGCCGCTATATCATTAGGTGCTGATGGTGTTCAGCTGGGAAGCAGGTTTGTAGTTTCTAAAGAATCTTCTGCTCACAAAGACTTTAAACAAAAAATAATAGAAACAAAAGAAGGCGAAACAGAATTAATACTTAAAAAAATCGTTCCAGTTCGTTTGATAAAAAACACCTTTTATAAAGAAATTAAGACTTTGGAAGTAGAGCGTGCAGGCATTCGGGAAATTGTTGAATATTTGGGGAAAGGAAGATCAAAAAAAGGAATGTTTGAAGGCGATATAAGCGAAGGAGAACTGGAAATAGGTCAGGTAAGCGCAAGCATAGATACGGTTTTATCTGTATCAGAGATAATTAAATCAATGGTAACAGAATACCGTAAACAGTTAAAACAACTCCCTCAACTTTAA
- the trkA gene encoding Trk system potassium transporter TrkA: protein MNIIIAGDGEVGSHLAQLLADENHNITVVDPHSKMLEMIGSHTDVLTIEGDSTSIEILEKAEVNKADLLIAVLHNENINLVTCILGKKLGAKKTIARISNNENLEEKNTSLFKDLGVDQMVFPERIAADEIVTLLKQTAATEIFDFSDGKLQLFLIKLEKYAYVVNKTLNQIAQEYPKLNFRAVSIHRNGKTIIPNGDTYFRENDLAYVITKPEGIEMLLQLGGKQPFKIKDIMIIGGGRVGKKAALSLENDMHIKLMEKDPVRAEQLTSVLNNTLIINGDTRDINNLEDEGIRDMDAVIALTNSSETNILTCLHARKLGVKRTIALIENIEYIDIAQNIGIDTIINKKLITASYINRHTMRANVTNVKCLSGINADAIELIAMHNSTVTKKPIRKLKMPEGAIIGGIVRGDESFIAIGDFQIKENDKVVVFSMPYALHKVNKLFLS, encoded by the coding sequence ATGAATATTATTATAGCGGGAGATGGCGAGGTAGGATCACATTTAGCTCAATTATTAGCCGATGAGAATCACAATATTACAGTAGTAGATCCTCACTCAAAAATGCTTGAGATGATAGGGTCGCATACTGATGTGCTAACAATAGAGGGAGATTCTACTTCTATAGAGATTTTAGAAAAAGCAGAAGTAAATAAAGCAGATTTATTAATTGCTGTTTTACACAACGAGAATATAAATTTGGTGACTTGTATTCTTGGAAAAAAACTTGGTGCAAAAAAAACTATTGCCCGTATTTCAAATAATGAAAATTTAGAAGAAAAAAACACCTCTTTGTTTAAAGACTTAGGTGTCGATCAAATGGTTTTTCCGGAACGTATTGCCGCCGATGAAATTGTAACTTTATTAAAACAAACGGCAGCTACCGAAATTTTTGATTTTTCTGATGGTAAACTTCAGCTATTTCTTATAAAGCTTGAGAAATATGCCTATGTGGTTAATAAAACGCTTAATCAAATAGCACAAGAATATCCAAAACTTAATTTTAGAGCAGTATCTATTCATAGAAACGGCAAAACTATTATTCCAAACGGAGATACTTATTTTCGGGAAAATGACTTGGCTTATGTTATTACAAAACCCGAAGGTATAGAAATGCTACTCCAGCTTGGAGGGAAACAACCCTTCAAGATAAAAGATATTATGATTATTGGTGGCGGCAGAGTAGGAAAAAAAGCAGCTCTCAGTCTGGAAAATGATATGCATATTAAACTTATGGAGAAAGATCCAGTTCGTGCGGAGCAGTTAACTTCTGTACTTAATAATACCTTAATAATAAACGGAGATACACGTGATATTAATAATCTGGAGGATGAAGGAATTCGTGATATGGATGCTGTAATTGCTCTAACTAATAGTTCCGAAACTAATATTCTTACTTGTCTGCATGCTCGTAAATTAGGAGTGAAAAGAACTATTGCTCTTATTGAAAACATAGAATATATCGATATCGCCCAAAATATTGGAATAGATACCATTATCAATAAAAAGTTGATTACGGCAAGCTATATCAATCGGCATACTATGAGAGCTAATGTAACTAATGTGAAATGTTTAAGCGGTATTAATGCTGATGCTATTGAACTAATAGCTATGCACAATTCAACAGTTACAAAAAAACCTATACGAAAACTAAAGATGCCCGAAGGAGCTATAATTGGTGGTATTGTACGAGGAGATGAATCATTTATTGCTATAGGTGATTTTCAAATAAAGGAGAATGATAAAGTCGTGGTTTTTTCTATGCCTTATGCCTTACATAAAGTTAATAAACTCTTTTTAAGCTAA
- a CDS encoding TrkH family potassium uptake protein, giving the protein MRSAFNYRIVLHILSFLLIIEAVALFISAGIAALYDSVQIQRFDLFNQGTGFWSLLFSAFITLFVGFIGWGITFRVNKSITKKEGYLVVAFSWVLISLFGSLPFYLSDYFPSFTDAFFETISGFTTTGASILTDIESLPKGLLFWRSLTHWIGGMGIIVLSLAILPLLGIGGMQLFAAESPGPTFDKIHPKVKETAKRLWAIYVLFTFLEVVLLMFGKMPFFDALCHAFATMATGGFSTQNASIANYSAYIQYVIILFMVLAGTNFSLHFYFLTGKVKQVLKNEEFRLYLGIIFITTVVIGLGLFFQMDLNAELVFRNTLFQVVSIITTTGFVTTNYLVWPPVFWMILFLLFFVGGSAGSTGGGVKVTRILLLIKNSLLELRRLIHPNAIIPVRLNNKPVAQNIVFVVISFFLIYITIFAFGAVVLVGMGLDFTSAIGASASSLGNIGPALGSVGPVENYAHLPNSAKWFLSFLMLLGRLELFTVLIIFSPTFWYK; this is encoded by the coding sequence ATGCGTTCAGCATTTAATTACCGTATTGTATTACACATTCTTTCTTTTTTATTAATCATTGAGGCGGTTGCTCTATTTATTAGTGCCGGAATAGCAGCACTATACGATTCCGTTCAAATTCAACGATTTGATCTTTTTAACCAAGGAACGGGTTTTTGGTCACTTTTATTTAGTGCTTTTATAACGCTATTTGTTGGCTTTATTGGATGGGGTATTACATTTAGAGTAAATAAATCGATAACTAAAAAAGAAGGCTATCTTGTGGTTGCTTTTAGCTGGGTTTTAATCTCACTTTTCGGAAGTCTACCGTTTTATTTAAGTGATTACTTTCCATCTTTTACAGATGCCTTTTTTGAAACGATATCAGGATTTACAACTACCGGAGCCTCTATTTTAACTGATATAGAATCTTTACCAAAAGGATTGCTTTTCTGGCGAAGTCTAACTCATTGGATTGGAGGAATGGGGATTATTGTTCTCTCATTAGCTATTTTGCCCTTACTCGGAATAGGAGGAATGCAGCTTTTTGCAGCAGAGTCACCCGGTCCTACTTTTGATAAAATTCATCCAAAAGTAAAAGAGACAGCAAAACGTCTTTGGGCAATATATGTACTTTTCACTTTTTTGGAAGTGGTTTTACTAATGTTTGGCAAAATGCCATTTTTTGATGCTCTTTGTCACGCTTTTGCAACTATGGCAACAGGTGGCTTCTCTACTCAAAACGCTAGTATTGCTAATTATTCGGCTTATATTCAGTATGTTATTATCTTGTTTATGGTATTAGCCGGAACAAATTTTAGTCTGCATTTTTATTTTTTAACCGGAAAAGTAAAACAGGTACTTAAAAATGAAGAATTCCGCTTATATCTGGGAATAATTTTTATCACAACAGTAGTTATTGGTTTGGGATTATTTTTCCAAATGGACTTGAATGCTGAGCTTGTTTTTCGTAATACGCTTTTTCAGGTTGTATCTATAATTACAACTACAGGCTTTGTTACAACAAACTATTTAGTTTGGCCTCCTGTTTTTTGGATGATACTTTTTTTATTGTTCTTTGTTGGAGGAAGTGCCGGATCAACAGGTGGTGGCGTTAAAGTTACTCGTATTCTATTATTAATTAAAAATAGTCTGCTCGAGCTTCGACGTTTAATTCATCCAAATGCAATTATTCCTGTCAGATTAAATAATAAGCCTGTAGCTCAAAACATTGTATTTGTTGTAATTTCTTTCTTCCTGATTTATATAACCATTTTTGCTTTTGGTGCAGTTGTTTTAGTTGGGATGGGGCTGGATTTTACATCGGCTATTGGAGCCTCGGCTTCTTCACTTGGAAATATTGGTCCGGCATTAGGTAGCGTTGGTCCGGTTGAAAATTATGCGCATTTGCCAAATTCAGCCAAATGGTTTTTGTCCTTTTTAATGCTTTTAGGTCGTTTAGAATTATTTACCGTTCTTATTATTTTCTCTCCAACATTTTGGTATAAATAA